The sequence below is a genomic window from Halolamina litorea.
CTGGTCGTGCGGGGGTTCACGGGCTACTTCCTCGAACGGCAGGCCGGCGTCGACCACCTCCGGCTCGCACTATCGGGCACGGAAATCACGTTCCAACCGGGCCAGCGGCTGTTGGGGTTCATCGTTGCCGGCGTCGTCGTCTCGCTGATCGGCGTGCGGGTGGCCGCACGCGTCACCGAGGACGTCGAAGAAGCGGACGGTATCGAGGCCGACGCCGAGCCCGAACAGTCCTAGAACTGCCCCGGCGTCCCGGACCGACTGCTCGTCTCGTCGCCTTTCGGTCGGATCACGTCCGCCAGCGCCACCACGCCGCCGAGCAGCCAGCCAAGCGGGACGGCGATGCCGAACCACATGGCGACGTACGCCGGCCCGCGGAGGGCGAAGTTGTCCCGGATGATCTGGTTGAGTCCCCCGACCGTGAGCACGTTGTCGAGGATCCAGATGGCGAGGTTGGTGCTCCCGGTTAGGACGCCCGCCAGCGCCGGCGAGTAGAGCGCTGCGACCACCGGCGGCAAGAACAGCGCGGTCATCGCGGCGGGATACGCGAACAGGACGCTCGTGAGCCGGCCGCCCCGGCTGGAGAACACGTACGCCAAGGCCGCGGCGACGGTCGCGACGCCGCCGGCGGCGGCGACGGCGATCAAGCCGTCAGTCGAGAACTGTCTGAGCCACGCGCCGACGGTGAGCAGCCCCCACACTACTGCCGCGAGGCCGACGACGCCGACGATGCCCAGCCGGGTCGTCGCCGAGTCGAGCTTCCCCGCGTAGTAGCGCGTAGCGAACCCGAGGAGGAGGAGCGGGTAGCCGATCACCACCAGCGGCAGCCCGAGCGCGGCCCAGCCGTAGTAGCTCACCTTCTGGGCGCCGCTCTCTGGCTGCCAGCGGCCGAGCACGCTGCTGGGGTTGAGCTGCCTGGGGAACAGCAGCTCCATCCACGTCGCGTGGAGGCGCGCGACGTCGATGCGGATGGCGTCGATCAGTCCGGTTCGTTGCCCTTGCATTGGGCGTGGAGAGTAGCCGCGCCGAAGTGAAAGTTGCGGTGCGGTGGACCCGTGCAGTTCGTCCCGTTTTCAGCCGGTAGAAGGACTCAAACGCAGGTATCAGTATCGACCTATCAACGCAGTACGGTGGTGCTAGCGCGACTCGGAGAAGCGTTCGCGGGCGAACCGCGCCAGCAGCGGCACGTCGCTCAGCCGAAGGAGCTTCCGCATCGCGCCGACGTTGCCGGCGTTGACCTTCGCCAGCGTCTCCTCCTCGGTCGCGTTCAGGTCCGCCATCAGCTTGTCGTAGCGGGAGTTCGGCGCGAGGTAGAGCAGTTCGGTCATCAGCAGGCGCTCGCGCATCCGCGGGGCGACTTCGCTGTGCCAGAGCTTGTTGTACACCGCCATCGCCGCCGCCGAGGTGTCGGGCTCCTCGGGCGTGAGACAGCGGTCGGCCGTCGTCGCCGCCGCGCGACCGGACTGCATTCCCTTGTGGATGCCCTCTCCCCACAGCGGGTCGATAGAGGGGACGGTGTCGCCGACAGCCATGAAGTTGTCAGTGCTGAGTTCGCCCGGCATCTGGATGTGGGCCGAGCCGCGGTGGACCTTCCCCTCCAGCCGTTCGGCGTCCTCGAAGCGCGGGTCGGTGTCCATCCAGTACTGGAGGTAGTCGTCGATCCCCATCCCGTCCTTGCCGTGGTCGCGGTGGCTCTGGTTCTGGATGTAGCAGATCCCGACCTTGGCCTCGTCGCCGCCGGTGTGGAAGATCCACGAGTAGCCGCCGGGCGCGAGGTCGTGGTCGAGTCGGAGCATCATCGAGTCGGTCAGGTCGGCGTAGTCGGGGTGGTCGATCTCGACGCCTTCGAGTTCGTACTCGACGCCGATGGCCTGCTTGCCGCGTTCGAGGTCGCTGACGCCGAGGTCCTTGGCCAGCGGCGCCGCCGGGCCGGTGGCGTCGACGATGATGTCGCCGTAGACCTCCTCGTCGCCGTTGTAGCGGACGCCGACGGCCGCGCCGTCCTCGGTGATCGGTCGGGAGACGCGGGCGTCGAACCAGACCTCGGCGCCCTTCTCGCGGGCGTCGGCGACGAGCCACTGTTTGAACTCGGCGAACTCCAAGACGGCACCGGGCTGGTTCTGGACGTAGTGGTCGTTGGGTGACTCAAGCACCACGTCGTCGGTGTAGTTCATCACCACGTCGTCGGGGACGCCGAAGGCGGCCATCATCGACGGGAACGTACCGGCGGTCGACTTGTTGCTCTGACGCGGGAACTCGTCCTCCGACTCAAGTTCCAAGAGGACGACGTCGTAGCCTCGCTGGGCGAGGTCTCGGGCACACTGTGCGCCCGCCGGACCCGCCCCCGCGACGACCACGTCAAAACGGTCGGACATGAACACACGAAGCGCGGTGCGCGTAATGAGTGTTGCTAACTACGCGGCGACCCCTGCGAGAAGGTGGCGCACGCAGCCGTTTTCCGTCGCCGCTCGTGGGTCGGAACGTCCGTCGAAAAAAGCTCGCGCCGGCGGCCTCAGTAGAACTCCCGAACGAGGTCCGTGGCGTTCTCGGGGGCGCCGTCGGGGATCTCGGTCATGTCCTCGGTGACGCCGTGGGCCTCGTGGTAGGGAACCGAGTTCTCGTCCTGGTAGAGCACGCCCTGGTACTCGCTGTCGCCGTCGAGGATGCGCTCTTTGGCCTGGTCGAAGTCGCTCGCGTCGTGGTCGGTCTCCGCGAGGTCCGTGAGGTTGTCGCGGAAGTAGTCGTACGTGTCCGTGTCGTTGAACGTGACACACGGCGAGAACACGTTGACGAAGCCGAAGCCGTCGTGCTCGATGGCCTGCTGGACCAGTTCGGCGTGGCGCTGGGCGTCGGAGGCGAACGACTGGGCGATGAAGGTTCCACCCGCGGAGAGCGCCAGGGCGAGGGGGTTGACCGGCGGCTGCTTGGGCCCCTGGGGCGTCGTCGCCGTCTCGAAGTCCTCGCGGCTCGTCGGCGAGGCCTGGCCCTTGGTGAGCCCGTAGATGCGGTTGTCCATCACGACGTAGCTCATGTCGACGTTCCGGCGCACTGCGTGGATGAAGTGGCCCGACCCGATCGAGTAGCCGTCGCCGTCGCCGCCGGCGACCATCACTTCGAGGTCGGGGTTGGCCATCTTCACGCCCGTGCCGACCGGTAGCGCCCGGCCGTGAACGCCGTGGAGCGCGTAGCTGTGCATGTACGTGCCGATCTTGCCCGAACAGCCGATGCCGGCGACGACGAACGTGTTGTCGGGGTCGTTGCCCGTGTTCGCCAGCGCCTTCATCATGCCGTTCATCGTCCCGAAGTCACCGCATCCGGGACACCAGGTGGGCTGCTTGTCGGATTTGAAGTCGATGAATCGAGTCTCGCTGCTCATTGGAGCACCTCCGTGATCTCCGCGGCCAGCTCGTCGGCCTTGAAGCCGACGCCGTTGTACTTGTTCACCCGGTCCACGCGCTGGAGCGTGTCGTGTTCCAGCACGTCCGCGAACTGCCCGGTCGCGTTACACTCGACGACGACGACCTGCTCCGCGGCCTCGAACGCCTCGGTCAGGTCCGGCCGCGGGAAGAGGTACGGCACCGAGAGGAACCGGAACTCGGGGGCGTCCTCGTCCATGAGGTCCATCGCCTCGTTGATGGTGCCCTCGTTGGACCCCCACGAGACCACGAGGTTGTCGGCGTCGGGGTTGCCGAACTCCCGGGGGCTCCAGTCCTCGCGCTCCTTGGCCGTCTCGACCTTGCGCTCGCGCTTGTGGACCTGCTCCATCCGGACTTCCGTGTCCTCGGTCCGCCGGCCGAGTTCGTTGTGCTCCAGCCCCGTGGACATGTGGGCGCCGTCGGTCGTC
It includes:
- a CDS encoding digeranylgeranylglycerophospholipid reductase translates to MSDRFDVVVAGAGPAGAQCARDLAQRGYDVVLLELESEDEFPRQSNKSTAGTFPSMMAAFGVPDDVVMNYTDDVVLESPNDHYVQNQPGAVLEFAEFKQWLVADAREKGAEVWFDARVSRPITEDGAAVGVRYNGDEEVYGDIIVDATGPAAPLAKDLGVSDLERGKQAIGVEYELEGVEIDHPDYADLTDSMMLRLDHDLAPGGYSWIFHTGGDEAKVGICYIQNQSHRDHGKDGMGIDDYLQYWMDTDPRFEDAERLEGKVHRGSAHIQMPGELSTDNFMAVGDTVPSIDPLWGEGIHKGMQSGRAAATTADRCLTPEEPDTSAAAMAVYNKLWHSEVAPRMRERLLMTELLYLAPNSRYDKLMADLNATEEETLAKVNAGNVGAMRKLLRLSDVPLLARFARERFSESR
- a CDS encoding 2-oxoacid:ferredoxin oxidoreductase subunit beta, with product MSSETRFIDFKSDKQPTWCPGCGDFGTMNGMMKALANTGNDPDNTFVVAGIGCSGKIGTYMHSYALHGVHGRALPVGTGVKMANPDLEVMVAGGDGDGYSIGSGHFIHAVRRNVDMSYVVMDNRIYGLTKGQASPTSREDFETATTPQGPKQPPVNPLALALSAGGTFIAQSFASDAQRHAELVQQAIEHDGFGFVNVFSPCVTFNDTDTYDYFRDNLTDLAETDHDASDFDQAKERILDGDSEYQGVLYQDENSVPYHEAHGVTEDMTEIPDGAPENATDLVREFY